ATAAAGGTTCTTCGACAACGCTGTTGATCACCTGAAGCGTATGCGTAATTGCTGACACCTCAAAATCCGAAAAACCGTTTTGCACATAAATTTCAAAGCTCAGCTGTGTCGGGAAATTGGCGCCAGCTAACGCGCGATACTCTTGTGAATTGGTGGCTATCATAAAGACATCGAACCTCACATTATCGGGGGCAGCTAAGTGACTTAAAGGCACGTCCCACCAATGGCCAACTCACCTCAAATGGCTCGTCCAATTGGTATTTCGAGCGGTCAATTTGTGGCAGCGGACTGCCTGCCTCTCTCGCCGACCTCGTTGCACTCAACTCACCGATATGCCGATCAAGATCATCGTAACTCATCTTTTTCTGCATTCTCGCCGCGGGTAAAACTATGGGCCGCCCATTGAAATCCAGATCGCTGTATCCACTCACGACCCAATCTCGTTCGGGCTCCCAATATTTTTCCAATGCCCGAAAGACTGGGGCGTATGTCTCTGCCACCGCGTCTGGCAATTGTAACTCACCCCATGCAAGGGCAACAAACACACCGCCTTGGCGCAAGATGCGACTGGCTTCGTTCAAATGGCCCTCGACATCGAAATGGTGAAGCGCCTGCATAGAAATCACCAAGTCCACCGAATGATCTTCAAACGGAAGGGTCTCGGCCGAGGCAGTTAAATAAGCGTAGCCCGCCTTTTTTGCGGCACGCATAGCCCCGCGTGGAGGCGCAATGTCAGTCGCCGTAACACTATGGAACCGCGGTGCGAGAAAGGCGGAGATCTCTGCCGCACCCGCACCGCACTCCACGCAATGAACTTGCGCATCGCATTGAGAGGTGAGCCAACCGATAAGATCGGCTGGCCCAAGATTTACCATCGGCCTCATGACTGTCAGCCGACAGATTCCAAGAACTTGGCGAGCTCGCCATCATGCATGGTGTGCGAAAGGTCGGGGTTCGGGAATTGCCCACCACTGGCAGCATTGTAATAGGCTGCGTAGGCTTTCTCCATTTCGCCCCACACATCCCCAAACACTTCGCGCTTTGGCGGAATCGGAAAGACCGAACAACCGATGATGTCGCTGGAGACGTGGAAAATACCGTGCGCGTATGGACCCGATCCAAGGCTGGCAACCGCGACGGGCAGATTTTCGTAACAGTATTTTGTCAACTCGACCGACGTATGCTCAAACAACGCCGCAAAGATGCCTGCATCAATCGAGGCATGCACAAGCTCCAGAATGGCCTTGGCATCTTCTGCCGTTCGCCCGGCAGGTGCGTGGCCAGAGTTCATCACAGCCCGCTCGCCCTGCACGCCAAAGTGCCCGACAACGGGAATACCCGCGGCCACAATCGCACGAATATGTTCGACCGTGCCCATTGAGGGTTCAATGTGAACCCCGTCTGCGCCCAACTTCACAACCTTAGCCGCGTTACGAACGGATTCTTCGATCGAGATGCTGGCGGTCGTGTTTGGCATGTTACAAATAATGAAAGGTGACGTTGCCCCCCGCAGAACGCCTTCAAGCATGTAAAGCTGTTCTTCAAAATCTACGGTAGCCATAGATTTGTGCCCCATCAGGCCCATCGGCCCGGGCTGCCACAGCACAAAAGATCCATCCCTAGGTTCTCTGCCATGATCGCACTTGGCGTGTCGTGGCATTCCATGCCGATGATACGCTCTCCCTTTTGAACCTTTTCGGCCAGATGCTTCAGGCGCGTTTTCCTACGTTTAGCCATGTCTTCCTCCCAGAATTAATTGACCGCGACCTCCCGTCGCACATTCATTACCTCACATGAATGTTAGATAATCAACAAAAACTTTCGGCTAACGCTCAATTATTGGGCTGACTATCTGATTTAAATGTTAAATTTTCTGCAGGGGATGCAATTGCTGTTCAAACTCAATACCCTCAGGATTTTCTCATGAAAGCAGCCGCCAAGTTCGGCTTTCTTAAGATGGAATTTCACCCCAAAACCCACATGGAGCTGACTGGCGGATCACAGCAGCCAAACAGTAAACCGCTTTGCGCGCTCTGCGCCTTGCAGGGCCTTCTGCCCGTTGCACGACCCAAAACCGAACTTTCAAACACGAACCCTTGAAGAAAGGCGCCGCCGCGCCCTACGCTGCGTATTGAAAAAACGCATTGGATGGTTCCGCAGACATGAAATGGAAAGAAGCCTACGCAACAGGCGACGCGCTCGTCGACAAACAGCATAAATCGCTTTTTGCCTTCTCCGAAGAGTTCCGCGAGGTGCTCGACCACGCCAATGGCGACAAAACCTATGATCTTTTTCTAGAATTCCTGAACGAATACGCCGAAGTCCATTTCAGCTTTGAAGACAGCTGCATGATGGCCCACCGCTGCCCCATCGCCGACAGGAATCGCAAAGAACACGGCTCTTTCCGGCGGCTGATCGAAACCGAACAGCACGCCTATACCGCTGACGGGTTTGACCGCGCACGCGCTTATGCTCTGCTCGACCAGATCGACCATTGGCTCGACAGCCACATCGCCCGCATCGACGTGCAGCTCAAAGACAGCATCGCCGCAGGGCGGCAATGCTGAAATATGAACCCGACCGCCTTACGGCATAAGGATTTGCTTGCGCTCAAAGCTGGCAGTGTCGCGCGTCAGGTCATCATAGATGATCTCGACCGTCACCGCGCCGATGCTCTGCAATTGGTGCACTTCGTAAATCTTGGCATCCGCCTGAATGGCATTGGGTGCATTGGTGTCGATCTGGCACGGCGGCAAAGGCCAGTCTTTCATCGGCGCGCCATTGATCGAATATTTCACCCCGACCAGACCACAGCGCCAAGACAAAAGATGCGTGAAATAGATCAGATCATTGCCGTCATATTCACGCACGGCCACCCAATTGCCCTTGGTCGCCCCCATGATGGGTTTGATCTCAACCGCAGTGGTGAACTTGCCGGTCGGCACCTGTGGCTCGGCGACATAGCCGCCCGCGACTTGTGCGCTTGGTGCGGGATCTGGCGTTGCGACCTGCGGTGCTGGCGTCGTGGCTTGGGGCGCGGGCTTCGCGGTTTCGTCCGTTCCGGCAAAGAACCCGCCACCATCATCACCGCCATCGTCGCCGCCCCCATCGCCGCCAACATCATCCCCGCTCGCAGGCGGCTGAACCACAGCGCCCGTCACCGCCGGAGGTTGTGTCACCACAGCACCATCGTCGCCCGCCTTGGGGGGCTCGGCGACCACCACGCCACCACTCGACACCGGCGGCGCCTTGTCACTCGGCCCGGCGCCACCCGCCGCGCCAATTCCCATAGCGATCATGATGAAAAAATTGTCCAGCATTGCAAATTCCTTTCGGCCATCTTCTTTGTCTCAAAATCTGTAAACGGCCCTTTGTTGCCGGGCGCGACCCCTCTATAGTACCGCATGAGCAGACAGGGGCAGGTATGATAATGGCCGCAAAGGCAGATAAAAGCCAATCCTTCAACATCGTGGTTGTCGGGCAAAATGGACGACTGCAATACGAGGCGCTGCTTTTCGCAGCCTCTCTGCGCCACTATAGCCCCGGTTTCAAAGGCCGCCTCTTCATCGCCGAGCCCCAGCCCGGCCCGAAATGGTCGCGCGATCCGCGCATCGGCAACGGCGATGTGATCGAAGCCCTCGACGCCCTCGATGCCGAGATTTTACCGTTTGAAAGCGCCCACTTCGGCGAAAGCTACCCTTATGGCAACAAGATCGAAGCCCTCAGCGCCCTCCCCGAGGGCGAACCCTTTGTGTTCTTTGACAGTGATACGTTAATCACCGGCGATCTCACCTCGGTTCCGTTTGACTTTGCGCGCCCGTCGGCCTCCCTGCGGCGCGAAGGCACGTGGCCCAAACAAGAGCTTTACGGCCCCGGCTATTCCGCCACATGGAAATCGCTCTACGACAAATTCGGCCTCGATTTCACAAGCTCGCTCGACCTTTCTCAACCCGATGAATTTTGGCGGCGCTACCTCTATTTCAACGCCGGGTTCTTCTTTTACAAATGCCCAAAGCTATTTGGCGACCGTTTCCTCGAATACGCCCTCGCCATCCGCGATGACGCGCCCGAAGAACTGGTCTGCCAAGAGCTTGATCCATGGCTGGATCAGGTCGCCCTCCCCCTCGTGATCCACGCCTTGGGCGGCGGGCGTGACACCCTGCCCGATGGGATGCTCGACGGCGCGATCTCCTGTCACTATCGGCTCTTCCCGCTGCTTTACGCGCGCGAAGGCGATCACGTAGTCACCGCCCTTGAAACCGTCGCCGCCCCCAACAAGCTCAAGAAAGTGCTCAAGCAATACGAGCCGATCAAGCGGATGGTCTATCAAAGCCGGGGTCAGAAAGTCCGCGCCATGTTCGACCAAAACGACCTCCCCCGCCGGGAACAGGCGATCCGCAA
This genomic window from Rhodobacteraceae bacterium D3-12 contains:
- a CDS encoding class I SAM-dependent methyltransferase, whose product is MVNLGPADLIGWLTSQCDAQVHCVECGAGAAEISAFLAPRFHSVTATDIAPPRGAMRAAKKAGYAYLTASAETLPFEDHSVDLVISMQALHHFDVEGHLNEASRILRQGGVFVALAWGELQLPDAVAETYAPVFRALEKYWEPERDWVVSGYSDLDFNGRPIVLPAARMQKKMSYDDLDRHIGELSATRSAREAGSPLPQIDRSKYQLDEPFEVSWPLVGRAFKSLSCPR
- a CDS encoding 3-methyl-2-oxobutanoate hydroxymethyltransferase, translated to MATVDFEEQLYMLEGVLRGATSPFIICNMPNTTASISIEESVRNAAKVVKLGADGVHIEPSMGTVEHIRAIVAAGIPVVGHFGVQGERAVMNSGHAPAGRTAEDAKAILELVHASIDAGIFAALFEHTSVELTKYCYENLPVAVASLGSGPYAHGIFHVSSDIIGCSVFPIPPKREVFGDVWGEMEKAYAAYYNAASGGQFPNPDLSHTMHDGELAKFLESVG
- a CDS encoding hemerythrin domain-containing protein, yielding MKWKEAYATGDALVDKQHKSLFAFSEEFREVLDHANGDKTYDLFLEFLNEYAEVHFSFEDSCMMAHRCPIADRNRKEHGSFRRLIETEQHAYTADGFDRARAYALLDQIDHWLDSHIARIDVQLKDSIAAGRQC